A genomic stretch from Orcinus orca chromosome 14, mOrcOrc1.1, whole genome shotgun sequence includes:
- the LOC101280025 gene encoding PEST proteolytic signal-containing nuclear protein-like: MVDGKAGEEKPEKLQQTGAAGEPEEGAEKPVKTKTVSSSNGGGNSSRSAEKRSAEEAADLPTKPPKISKFGFATGSQTTKKTSAISIKLVSSKPKETVPILAPKALSAVAAFKEDEDSEPE, encoded by the coding sequence ATGGTGGACGGGAAGGCTGGAGAGGAGAAGCCTGAGAAGCTGCAGCAGACTGGAGCCGCCGGAGAACCTGAAGAAGGAGCAGAAAAACCCGTGAAAACTAAGACTGTTTCTTCCAGTAATGGAGGGGGAAATTCCAGTCGCAGCGCTGAGAAGCGATCCGCTGAAGAAGCTGCAGACCTCCCAACAAAGCCTCCAAAGATCTCCAAGTTTGGATTTGCCACAGGTAGTCAGACAACAAAGAAAACCTCAGCCATATCCATCAAACTTGTCTCAAGTAAGCCTAAAGAAACCGTTCCAATTCTTGCTCCAAAAGCCCTTTCAGCAGTAGCAGCTTTTAAGGAAGATGAGGATAGTGAACCAGAGTAA